The following are encoded in a window of Kogia breviceps isolate mKogBre1 chromosome 12, mKogBre1 haplotype 1, whole genome shotgun sequence genomic DNA:
- the SNRPF gene encoding small nuclear ribonucleoprotein F, which translates to MSLPLNPKPFLNGLTGKPVMVKLKWGMEYKGYLVSVDGYMNMQLANTEEYIDGALSGHLGEVLIRCNNVLYIRGVEEEEEDGEMRE; encoded by the exons ATG AGTTTGCCCCTCAATCCCAAACCTTTCCTCAATGGATTAACAGGAAAGCCAGTAATGGTGAAGCTTAAGTGGGGAATGGAGTACAAAGGCTACCTGGTGTCTGTAGATGGCTATATGAACATGCAG cttGCAAACACAGAAGAATACATAGATGGAGCATTATCTGGACATCTGGGTGAAGTTTTAATAAG GTgtaataatgtcctttatatcAGGGGtgttgaagaagaagaagaagatggggAAATGAGAGAATAG